A stretch of the Fibrobacter sp. genome encodes the following:
- a CDS encoding TM2 domain-containing protein produces the protein MPAVGEHNKWIALALCILLGYLGIHRFYEGKIWTGILWLCTGGLCGVGIVIDAILIVMKPEKY, from the coding sequence ATGCCTGCAGTTGGTGAACACAATAAATGGATCGCTTTGGCCCTTTGTATCCTTCTTGGATACCTTGGCATTCATCGCTTTTACGAGGGCAAAATCTGGACAGGCATTCTTTGGCTCTGCACAGGCGGCCTTTGTGGCGTGGGCATCGTCATTGATGCAATCCTCATCGTCATGAAGCCCGAAAAATACTAA
- a CDS encoding TIGR02171 family protein — protein sequence MGYSCLKKSLAVSVFFAFLTACGDDKSSSSNGEELYSSSALTEDTKSSSSRELDSVEMIPGFAFVESQGKSVKLGTFNENAKAIERPQMQVDFSYDFYLGVHEVSCGEYRDLSQAENVDGCENDSLPVTNISFYDAVLFANAYSKKLKLDTVYSYTSAKYDQEGHCTSLEDFSFRNEAIGVRLPTEAEWTYVAQGHWNPSDGWTLENSKNVRHKICTAQDVSDSSNVFCDMAGNVMEWMNDWLGSFKETSVTNYAGAPDGGNLGQRVVKGGSFRNPSDAINLFNRGDVYAVVSSSRADYVGFRLAIGAIPDAVWIGADGQAVNYRITPVASGSEVKNLTKAYSAKLAFRNDVTGNLAFIDYQDGTPTVIEIRDTIDSYHPEISPDGRYVAFCTGLEGVGTSSKIYVRHLDEKGSGLIVLDVKGAAIPRWRITEKGDTVIVFVSSAGNNENESSFLEQSTWMVSFEGGKFGSPQKLFEGAYHGGVDLERNIAVTGARRLRAYRNGSHEVWYNGEQACNVSLSQDGLNQTLFLDFAGKTGRDFVGKSYRTHERLFIADSTGKLVQSISAPSALTFDHSEWVSRGDNAVATLVNSEGAHERIVLVNSENGSITTLVLGDELWHPNLWVEPIDTVAEHAAAFRDSAGVYYSSISASHHLSYRMEMLWRMADMLEIVGLGNSHMAASFCASRMKMQSLNAATMPSDMHVNLFLFKNYLVRFCPKLKYVILGLDFDLWDAKDANRDIDLNIGDAPGFAYDANHGYWSEGVSEEFLEKVKTSVVKDGIYNSIQSSKGFVHQNYYIGWSVGDDHSVEILSDSTWSDDPLTYEDDLAALDEFIQIAKEHHITVIGSVTPISPYYQNTGAYSRHGMRRSCAYKIYDRIKVQADSTENFILFDENHFGNHDYGDDLSHDYDHLNTMGAVKFTSRLDSLIQTLEGRISAEER from the coding sequence TTGGGCTATTCCTGTTTAAAAAAATCGCTTGCCGTAAGTGTTTTTTTTGCATTCTTGACGGCATGTGGAGACGATAAAAGTTCTTCTTCAAATGGAGAAGAACTTTACAGTTCGTCTGCTCTTACTGAAGATACAAAGTCGTCTTCATCTAGGGAACTTGATTCCGTAGAAATGATTCCAGGATTTGCTTTTGTAGAATCGCAGGGCAAGAGTGTAAAGCTAGGAACATTCAATGAAAATGCCAAAGCCATTGAACGCCCCCAGATGCAGGTGGATTTTAGTTACGATTTTTATCTAGGTGTTCATGAGGTGTCTTGCGGAGAGTACCGGGATCTATCCCAGGCAGAAAACGTGGACGGTTGTGAAAACGATTCTCTTCCTGTAACGAACATTTCTTTTTATGATGCGGTTCTCTTTGCCAATGCCTATAGCAAAAAGCTCAAACTTGATACCGTGTATTCCTACACTTCTGCGAAGTATGATCAGGAGGGGCATTGTACCTCGTTAGAAGATTTCTCTTTCCGTAATGAGGCTATAGGCGTTCGCTTGCCTACGGAAGCCGAATGGACCTATGTTGCCCAGGGCCATTGGAATCCCTCCGATGGATGGACTTTGGAAAACTCAAAGAATGTACGACACAAGATATGTACTGCACAGGATGTGTCTGACTCGTCAAATGTTTTCTGCGACATGGCCGGCAATGTAATGGAGTGGATGAATGATTGGTTAGGCTCCTTTAAGGAAACCTCGGTTACCAATTATGCAGGAGCTCCGGATGGAGGCAACCTTGGTCAAAGAGTTGTAAAGGGAGGAAGTTTCCGCAATCCTTCGGATGCGATTAATCTATTCAATCGTGGAGATGTTTATGCGGTTGTATCGTCCTCTAGGGCTGATTATGTGGGCTTTCGTTTGGCCATAGGTGCAATTCCCGATGCTGTTTGGATTGGGGCCGATGGCCAGGCTGTTAACTACAGAATTACTCCTGTAGCAAGTGGTTCGGAGGTAAAGAACCTGACGAAGGCTTATTCTGCAAAGTTAGCCTTTCGTAATGATGTTACCGGAAATTTGGCTTTTATAGATTATCAGGACGGGACTCCTACTGTTATTGAAATCAGGGATACCATTGATTCCTACCATCCGGAAATTTCGCCGGATGGCCGTTATGTCGCATTCTGTACAGGGCTAGAAGGCGTTGGGACCAGTTCAAAAATTTACGTAAGACACCTGGATGAAAAGGGTAGCGGCTTAATTGTTCTTGATGTGAAAGGTGCCGCGATACCTCGTTGGCGGATTACAGAAAAAGGCGATACGGTCATAGTCTTTGTGTCAAGTGCAGGGAATAATGAAAATGAGAGTTCCTTCCTGGAACAGTCCACTTGGATGGTTTCTTTTGAAGGGGGTAAATTCGGATCGCCTCAAAAGCTGTTCGAGGGGGCTTATCACGGGGGCGTTGACCTGGAACGGAATATTGCAGTAACGGGGGCTCGTCGCTTGCGTGCCTATAGAAATGGCTCTCATGAGGTTTGGTATAATGGGGAACAGGCATGCAATGTTTCTTTATCCCAAGATGGCTTGAACCAAACCTTGTTCCTTGATTTTGCGGGAAAGACGGGCCGAGACTTTGTAGGGAAATCCTACCGAACGCACGAACGCTTGTTTATTGCGGATAGCACAGGAAAATTGGTGCAGTCGATTTCTGCACCTTCAGCCTTGACTTTTGATCATTCTGAGTGGGTTTCTCGCGGAGATAATGCTGTAGCGACCTTGGTCAATTCTGAAGGCGCTCACGAACGGATTGTTCTGGTGAATTCTGAGAATGGTTCCATTACAACTCTTGTTCTGGGTGATGAATTGTGGCATCCCAATCTTTGGGTGGAACCGATTGATACCGTTGCAGAACATGCTGCCGCATTCCGGGATAGCGCAGGTGTCTATTATTCAAGTATTTCAGCTAGCCATCATCTTTCTTATAGGATGGAGATGCTGTGGAGAATGGCAGATATGCTTGAAATAGTTGGCCTTGGAAATTCCCACATGGCTGCAAGTTTTTGTGCGTCAAGAATGAAAATGCAATCCTTGAATGCGGCAACCATGCCAAGCGATATGCATGTGAATTTATTCCTTTTCAAGAATTATCTAGTTCGCTTTTGCCCCAAGCTGAAATATGTGATTCTAGGATTGGACTTTGATTTGTGGGATGCTAAGGACGCAAACCGAGATATTGACTTGAACATTGGAGACGCTCCTGGATTTGCCTATGACGCAAATCATGGCTACTGGTCAGAAGGGGTTTCTGAGGAATTCCTTGAAAAAGTCAAGACTTCCGTGGTGAAGGATGGAATCTACAATAGCATTCAGTCATCAAAGGGTTTTGTCCATCAAAATTACTACATAGGCTGGTCTGTAGGCGACGATCATTCTGTGGAAATTCTCAGTGATTCCACATGGAGCGATGATCCCTTAACTTACGAAGATGATTTGGCTGCACTGGATGAATTTATCCAGATTGCCAAGGAACATCACATTACTGTAATTGGCTCGGTGACTCCAATCAGCCCCTATTATCAAAATACGGGAGCCTATAGTCGACATGGAATGAGAAGATCCTGCGCCTATAAGATTTATGATCGTATCAAGGTCCAGGCAGATTCCACAGAAAACTTTATTCTGTTTGATGAAAACCATTTTGGAAACCATGATTACGGGGATGACCTGTCCCATGATTATGATCACTTGAATACGATGGGCGCCGTGAAGTTTACGTCTCGTCTGGATTCACTAATTCAGACTTTGGAAGGCCGCATTTCTGCGGAAGAGAGGTGA
- a CDS encoding TIGR02171 family protein codes for MIACSDDSSSIASSPEDSPVETKPDRTYADFVSVKSKGKEVNLGTNDSKARASERPLMTVKFDYDFSIASHETTCGEFRSLMGDRVKDLPCDEDSLPVANVTFFDAVLYANEMSKTYELDTAYTYRSLVLDEDGHCVSMEGFRLNPAINSFRLPTEAEWVLTAGLDWNPKDAWNKNNAKMTAHRICSTPKASAVCDMAGNVMEWVNDWMGPFKDTTISNFGGAPDGGSLGERILKGGSFRISPESMKLYSRGDVYTVTSSTRANYVGFRLALGSIPDMSLIGRDGGIIEGRVSLLANGSAIQTMIGKSKMKLAFRNDVSGNLVFVRYFAGDVVMTEIRDTLDVYHPEISPDGGRVAFSSKYEGVGGTSQLYVRNLDKNGSGLVKLDVESAAIPRWRVTANGDTVIVYVDDSGNNKNDGDFLDKHTWQVKFSGGKFGKPEKLFAGNYHGGVNSDGSLAVTGARLLRARVSGKEKLWYDGEQACNVSLSNDGHSRTLFLDFGGKKGHDFVGEDYKTHGRLLLADSVGKLIGSVASPEGYTFDHSEWALGNVQKKDAEERFAVTSLTNVNGAHEKIALIDVESGDVLELVEGDELWHPSFWKSYDFQQDGDVNLDSAGVYYSPLKPSAFESSSIELGIKMSRFWTSYENLEYVAFGSSMTLNSIDEKNIKTYKALNMAFTLGDIHCFAYLLKHYVYPYAKKLKVVSLELTPGFMYRERDDFWKELYEKSPGFVYDEIHPEQFKTVSSLAQDAIYPEDGFVSEYIDDNFLLPSRSWLNYDVLVDTTSMSMDNENVQANLSILQDLKNIADSLGVKLFMNVTPRNPKYAKTGSFGIYGPSRTVTATMMDTIRGMDISIFDENKDGLHDYTDEMAYNAVHLSYLGAKQYTERLDKFLKDLDEK; via the coding sequence ATGATCGCTTGTAGCGATGATTCCAGTTCTATTGCCTCTTCGCCTGAAGATTCTCCTGTAGAAACGAAACCCGACCGTACTTATGCGGATTTTGTTTCTGTAAAATCCAAGGGAAAAGAAGTAAATCTTGGAACGAATGACAGCAAGGCCAGGGCCAGCGAGCGCCCTTTGATGACGGTGAAGTTCGATTACGATTTCTCCATTGCCTCCCATGAAACCACCTGTGGAGAGTTCAGGTCGCTGATGGGAGATCGTGTGAAGGACCTTCCCTGCGATGAAGATTCCCTGCCTGTTGCAAACGTGACTTTCTTCGATGCGGTACTCTACGCCAATGAAATGAGCAAGACGTACGAACTGGATACGGCTTATACCTATCGAAGCCTTGTTCTGGATGAAGATGGTCATTGTGTTTCCATGGAAGGTTTTAGATTAAATCCTGCAATAAATTCTTTCCGTTTGCCAACGGAAGCTGAATGGGTTTTGACGGCGGGCCTGGATTGGAATCCAAAGGATGCCTGGAATAAGAATAATGCTAAAATGACTGCCCATAGGATTTGTTCGACGCCTAAAGCTTCGGCCGTTTGCGATATGGCGGGCAATGTGATGGAATGGGTTAATGACTGGATGGGTCCTTTTAAGGATACCACTATCAGTAACTTTGGCGGAGCTCCTGATGGAGGTTCCCTAGGGGAACGAATTCTAAAGGGCGGAAGCTTCCGAATATCCCCTGAATCAATGAAGTTGTATTCTCGCGGGGATGTGTATACGGTAACATCTTCGACTCGAGCTAATTATGTTGGATTCCGTCTGGCTTTGGGCTCTATTCCTGACATGTCCCTGATTGGTCGAGATGGTGGAATTATAGAAGGGCGAGTATCGCTCTTGGCGAATGGTTCGGCAATCCAGACCATGATTGGTAAGAGCAAGATGAAGCTGGCTTTTAGAAATGACGTCTCCGGAAACCTTGTTTTTGTAAGGTATTTTGCAGGGGATGTTGTGATGACTGAAATTCGCGATACCCTGGATGTTTACCATCCTGAGATTTCTCCTGACGGGGGACGTGTTGCCTTTAGCTCTAAGTACGAAGGCGTTGGTGGAACGTCGCAACTGTATGTTCGAAACCTGGATAAGAACGGATCAGGCCTGGTGAAGCTGGATGTGGAAAGCGCTGCCATTCCCCGTTGGCGGGTTACGGCGAATGGCGATACTGTGATTGTTTATGTAGATGATTCCGGAAATAATAAAAACGACGGGGATTTCCTGGATAAACACACCTGGCAGGTAAAGTTTAGCGGGGGGAAGTTTGGCAAGCCTGAAAAATTATTCGCTGGCAATTATCATGGAGGTGTTAATTCCGATGGTTCGCTTGCCGTAACAGGAGCCAGACTTTTAAGGGCTCGTGTATCGGGAAAAGAGAAATTATGGTATGATGGCGAACAGGCTTGCAATGTGTCGCTGTCCAATGATGGGCATAGTCGCACATTGTTCCTTGACTTTGGCGGAAAGAAAGGCCATGACTTTGTGGGCGAGGATTACAAAACCCATGGCCGCTTGCTATTGGCCGACAGTGTTGGAAAATTGATAGGTTCTGTAGCTTCTCCCGAGGGCTATACCTTTGACCATTCGGAATGGGCTTTAGGCAACGTGCAAAAAAAGGATGCTGAAGAACGTTTTGCCGTGACATCGCTAACCAATGTAAATGGCGCTCACGAAAAGATTGCCTTGATAGATGTTGAAAGCGGAGATGTCCTGGAGCTTGTGGAAGGCGACGAATTGTGGCATCCGTCTTTCTGGAAATCCTATGATTTTCAGCAGGATGGTGATGTAAATCTGGATAGTGCAGGCGTTTACTATTCTCCATTAAAACCTTCTGCCTTTGAATCGTCTTCTATAGAGCTGGGCATCAAGATGTCTCGTTTCTGGACAAGTTATGAAAATCTGGAGTATGTCGCTTTTGGTAGCTCCATGACTTTAAATTCCATTGATGAAAAGAACATAAAGACCTATAAGGCCTTAAACATGGCTTTCACTCTAGGCGATATTCATTGTTTTGCCTATCTACTCAAGCATTATGTGTATCCTTATGCAAAGAAGCTGAAGGTTGTATCTCTTGAATTGACACCTGGATTCATGTATCGTGAAAGGGATGATTTTTGGAAGGAACTTTACGAAAAATCCCCTGGTTTTGTGTATGACGAAATTCATCCGGAACAGTTCAAGACTGTGTCTAGCCTGGCCCAGGACGCGATTTATCCAGAAGATGGCTTTGTTTCGGAATATATTGACGACAATTTCTTGCTGCCATCCCGATCCTGGCTGAATTATGATGTACTTGTGGATACAACATCCATGTCTATGGATAACGAAAATGTTCAGGCTAATCTTTCGATTTTGCAGGATCTCAAGAACATTGCCGATTCCCTGGGGGTAAAACTGTTTATGAATGTGACACCCCGAAATCCAAAATATGCCAAAACGGGGTCTTTTGGCATCTATGGGCCCAGCAGGACTGTGACTGCAACCATGATGGATACAATTCGCGGAATGGATATTTCTATTTTTGATGAGAATAAGGATGGCCTGCACGACTATACCGATGAAATGGCCTATAATGCAGTTCACTTGAGCTATTTAGGGGCAAAACAATACACTGAACGGCTAGATAAATTCTTAAAGGACCTTGATGAAAAGTAG
- a CDS encoding TIGR02171 family protein, with product MSTVLLTLLLGCSDEGSSSAVEEESSSSQEFLDSSSSSEKLDSSSSIGSSGEEVSSSEVSLDSLTGMAKVFASGKKTYLGTDEESAKASDRPKMAVTFDYDFYMGVHEVTCGEFNKLMKKETGLQDECDNDSLPVSNVSYYDAVLYANARSKQEGLDTAYTYTSATFDEKHNCTGLGKLNFLNSVEGFRLPSEAEWVFVAGQEWNVSNSWNNGNSDYERHKVCSKKSGGQSFCDFAGNVMEWVNDWKGSLQDTSVQNYMGAPDGGSFGERVVKGGSFRNDISSINLFSRGDVYTVTSATKAGYVGFRLALGKVKKASWMDGKGNASTSRTLVKTSVSEMSSMLGTYHSKLAFRNDLTGNISFVDFAGGNLSVIEIRDTLDCYHPEISPDGKWVAFSTKYEGESGQSSLYVRHLDSAGTNRVGLDVASAAIPRWRVLNNGDTVVVYVSDAGSNKVEVSFKEKSTWLVTFANGKFGTPQKILDGSFHGGISNDKKFAVTGSPLLRISREGKDSILYDGEQACNVSLAPFSKKTLFLDFGGKPGRSFVGEKYGVHQRLFIADSNGKLIQSVGSPRGFSFDHSEWIVGYENDNFAVVSLSNVNGAHSKIALVNLADSSIVELVDGDELWHPSLWAENHSDIEDDEKLEFDPDSAGAYFREGGEWFHEVLRAKMGMFWEYKDSIEILAVGSSRMEDGLVSREITSGFCLNMGHPANDMNASVYVTRNYGFNHLSKIKAVVISLDFDLWQNLTGYTELVFGGMPGYNYDSNHGFWKDGLPKGFVKAVSNAYPASPSTMEIYASSLGYKRNGAESWGTPLVEMDSSWAEKDPVLIEWQFILLEDFLRAAAERNVIVVGVVFPQNPEYASTGSWGRYGPTRSTVVHVMERLDALTGKYGNFAVLDENEMGAHDYDETMALNTDHLSYEGATRLTAKVDSLLHKLLD from the coding sequence GAGGTGTCCTCAAGCGAAGTCTCTTTGGATTCCTTGACTGGAATGGCCAAGGTTTTTGCTTCCGGCAAAAAGACATACCTAGGAACGGACGAGGAAAGCGCCAAGGCCTCGGACCGCCCGAAAATGGCGGTTACTTTCGACTATGATTTCTACATGGGTGTCCATGAGGTTACCTGCGGGGAATTCAACAAGCTGATGAAGAAGGAAACAGGCTTGCAGGATGAATGTGACAATGATTCTCTGCCGGTATCCAATGTTTCCTATTATGATGCTGTCCTTTATGCCAACGCCCGTAGTAAACAGGAAGGCCTTGATACCGCCTACACTTACACATCGGCAACCTTTGATGAAAAACATAATTGCACGGGACTTGGAAAACTGAATTTCTTGAATTCGGTAGAAGGTTTCCGCTTGCCCTCTGAAGCGGAATGGGTTTTTGTTGCGGGCCAGGAATGGAACGTATCCAATAGCTGGAATAACGGAAATTCTGACTATGAGCGACACAAGGTCTGTTCAAAAAAATCCGGAGGCCAGTCTTTCTGTGACTTTGCAGGAAACGTGATGGAATGGGTGAATGACTGGAAGGGTAGCTTACAGGATACATCTGTACAGAACTACATGGGTGCTCCGGATGGCGGCTCCTTTGGGGAACGCGTGGTAAAAGGCGGTAGCTTCAGGAATGACATTTCCTCCATCAATCTGTTTAGCCGTGGTGATGTCTACACGGTAACATCTGCAACCAAGGCTGGTTATGTTGGTTTCCGTCTTGCTCTTGGCAAGGTAAAGAAGGCCAGCTGGATGGATGGTAAAGGTAACGCAAGCACTAGCCGCACGCTTGTCAAGACGTCTGTGTCTGAAATGTCGTCTATGCTCGGAACCTATCATTCTAAGCTGGCCTTTAGAAATGACCTGACTGGGAATATCTCCTTTGTGGATTTTGCAGGAGGCAATCTTTCGGTAATTGAAATTCGAGATACCCTTGATTGCTATCATCCGGAGATTTCTCCAGATGGCAAGTGGGTTGCCTTTAGTACCAAGTATGAAGGCGAAAGCGGTCAGTCATCGCTATATGTAAGACATTTGGATTCCGCAGGAACAAACAGGGTGGGCCTTGATGTAGCAAGCGCCGCTATTCCTCGCTGGCGTGTATTGAATAATGGGGATACCGTTGTTGTATATGTTTCAGATGCCGGTAGCAATAAGGTGGAGGTATCCTTCAAGGAAAAGTCCACGTGGCTGGTAACCTTTGCCAACGGTAAATTTGGAACGCCTCAAAAAATTCTGGATGGTAGTTTCCATGGAGGCATTTCCAACGATAAGAAGTTTGCTGTAACAGGCTCGCCTCTTCTCCGAATCAGTCGTGAGGGAAAGGATTCAATACTGTATGATGGTGAACAGGCTTGTAATGTGTCCTTGGCGCCTTTTTCCAAGAAAACCTTGTTCCTTGATTTCGGTGGAAAACCGGGAAGGTCCTTTGTTGGTGAAAAATATGGTGTGCATCAGCGGTTGTTTATTGCGGATAGCAACGGAAAACTGATTCAAAGCGTTGGGTCTCCGCGAGGCTTTAGCTTTGATCATAGTGAATGGATCGTGGGGTATGAAAACGACAACTTTGCGGTGGTGTCCTTGTCTAACGTGAATGGCGCCCATTCTAAGATTGCATTGGTAAACTTGGCTGACAGTAGCATAGTGGAACTTGTGGATGGCGATGAACTATGGCACCCCAGCTTATGGGCGGAAAATCATAGCGATATAGAAGATGACGAAAAACTTGAGTTTGACCCGGATAGCGCTGGCGCCTATTTTAGGGAAGGTGGAGAATGGTTCCATGAGGTACTTCGTGCTAAAATGGGAATGTTCTGGGAATACAAGGATTCCATCGAAATTCTGGCTGTAGGAAGTTCCCGTATGGAAGACGGCCTTGTTTCCCGTGAGATAACTTCGGGTTTTTGCCTGAATATGGGGCATCCTGCAAATGACATGAATGCCTCTGTGTATGTAACGCGTAATTATGGATTTAATCACCTGTCCAAGATAAAGGCTGTAGTGATTTCGCTGGATTTTGATCTATGGCAGAATTTAACAGGTTATACAGAGCTTGTCTTTGGAGGTATGCCTGGATACAATTATGATTCCAATCATGGTTTCTGGAAAGATGGTTTGCCCAAGGGCTTTGTCAAGGCGGTGTCGAATGCCTATCCTGCATCTCCCAGCACAATGGAAATATATGCAAGTTCCCTAGGGTATAAAAGGAATGGAGCGGAATCCTGGGGGACTCCCTTGGTTGAAATGGATTCCTCCTGGGCGGAAAAGGATCCTGTCCTTATTGAATGGCAGTTTATTTTGCTGGAGGATTTCTTAAGGGCTGCTGCAGAACGGAATGTCATTGTAGTGGGTGTTGTGTTCCCGCAGAATCCGGAGTATGCAAGTACCGGCTCGTGGGGGCGCTATGGACCGACCCGCTCAACAGTTGTTCATGTTATGGAAAGGCTTGACGCCTTGACTGGCAAATACGGTAATTTTGCTGTTTTGGATGAAAATGAGATGGGAGCCCATGATTATGATGAAACCATGGCCCTCAATACGGATCATCTGTCTTATGAGGGGGCCACAAGGCTCACTGCCAAGGTGGATTCCCTGTTGCATAAATTGCTGGATTAG
- a CDS encoding TIGR02171 family protein encodes MKSRLLTSIAFLVFLAACGDDGSSSNPPPETPSKEDSENTVKQDFLLINAVGKTITLGTNSEKAKASERPEMEIAFDYDFSISRTEVTCGAFKTLMKTFRMEVPCQKDSLPVVNVTYYDAVLFSNEKSKAEKKDSAYSYASATFDAEGHCTSLEGLKFIPESQGFRLPTEAEWVLVASQNWDPSKGWNLENSMSSTHDVCSAEEESEICDMTGNVMEWVNDWLGTFKDTTLVDFLGAPDGGSQGERVIKGGSYLNAPDATTLHARGDVYTVTSSTRADYVGFRLAVGAIPNPSWMSSDGKTTESRYVVQVSSADIRRKLGTSRIKLAFRNDVSGNLAYLDNFDGSMSVVEIQDSLEVYHPEISPDGNRVAFSTRYEGVGGKSQLYVRNLDREGSGLVKLDAESAAIPRWYVMPDGDTVIVYVDSTSNNKDGAAFARGNTWRVKFSEGKFGVPEKIFDGAFHGGVSQSGNLAVSGARLLRARVNQKDTLWYGGEQACNVSLSKDGLNRTLFLDFAGKTGKEFVGTDYRTHGRLFMADSSGNLIMSVPSPEGYTFDHSEWVVDETLADSMGGRFAVVSLTNSDGAHGKIALVDLADSSVMELLDGDELWHPCLWKEKSIYAGLNLKLNLDSAAIYFEKPSDPLLSSKMNIFWAHSDSLKVVAVGSSRVSTAFAPSAITYGPAFNMAAIPSDMDVSNYLIEHYVLNYCPNLEVIVLSLDLDLWNETSGVNLQKNTLAFPGYAYDAKHEVWEENDRKEIISISKGLIESNLALSDLQNFMGWLPVPGDMSWTSGGMNPNIFVADSTWSDSTSVYEDALAQLESIIEKSKKKDVLVIGVVFPQSPYYATTGAFGRHGMRRSLAEKLLERISDLDADNANFVVMDENKMGMHLYPDSMAFDFDHLNYLGGMEISAKIDSLIHAVKEARR; translated from the coding sequence ATGAAAAGTAGATTGCTTACATCCATTGCCTTTCTTGTTTTTTTAGCCGCCTGCGGTGATGACGGAAGCTCCAGCAACCCGCCGCCAGAGACTCCTTCAAAAGAAGATTCTGAAAATACAGTAAAACAGGATTTTTTGTTAATCAATGCTGTTGGAAAGACGATAACTCTTGGAACCAATAGTGAAAAGGCCAAGGCCAGCGAACGTCCCGAAATGGAGATTGCCTTCGATTACGATTTTTCCATTTCACGTACAGAAGTAACTTGTGGCGCATTTAAAACGCTGATGAAAACGTTCCGGATGGAAGTGCCTTGCCAAAAGGATTCTCTTCCTGTCGTGAATGTAACCTATTACGACGCGGTCCTTTTTTCCAATGAAAAAAGTAAAGCTGAAAAAAAGGATTCCGCTTATTCCTATGCTTCTGCAACGTTTGATGCGGAGGGGCATTGTACATCTTTGGAAGGACTTAAGTTCATCCCGGAAAGTCAAGGTTTCCGCTTGCCTACGGAGGCTGAATGGGTTTTGGTTGCTTCACAAAACTGGGATCCTTCGAAAGGGTGGAATCTCGAAAATTCCATGTCTAGCACCCATGATGTCTGCTCTGCCGAAGAAGAAAGTGAAATCTGCGACATGACAGGAAATGTGATGGAGTGGGTAAACGATTGGTTGGGCACCTTCAAGGATACCACCCTGGTCGATTTTCTCGGTGCGCCCGATGGAGGCTCCCAGGGAGAACGTGTCATTAAGGGTGGTAGCTATTTAAATGCTCCCGACGCGACAACCTTGCATGCTCGGGGAGATGTTTATACGGTAACCTCTTCCACCAGGGCTGACTATGTGGGTTTCCGTCTTGCTGTAGGTGCTATTCCCAATCCTTCTTGGATGAGTTCTGATGGAAAAACGACGGAAAGCCGATATGTTGTCCAGGTTAGTTCTGCTGACATTCGCAGAAAATTAGGAACAAGCCGTATAAAGCTTGCCTTTAGAAACGATGTGTCCGGAAATCTCGCTTATTTGGATAATTTTGATGGATCCATGTCTGTCGTAGAAATACAGGACTCCTTGGAAGTGTATCATCCAGAAATTTCTCCCGATGGAAATCGAGTTGCCTTTAGTACGCGATATGAAGGCGTGGGAGGAAAATCCCAACTTTATGTTCGAAATCTGGATAGGGAAGGTTCTGGCCTGGTGAAACTGGATGCGGAAAGTGCGGCGATTCCTCGCTGGTACGTTATGCCAGATGGCGATACTGTAATCGTCTATGTAGATAGCACTTCCAATAACAAGGATGGAGCTGCCTTTGCTAGGGGAAATACCTGGCGTGTAAAATTCAGCGAAGGGAAGTTTGGCGTTCCTGAGAAAATCTTTGACGGTGCGTTCCATGGTGGTGTCAGTCAGTCGGGAAACCTTGCCGTATCTGGGGCAAGGCTACTGAGGGCGAGGGTAAACCAAAAGGACACCCTTTGGTATGGTGGTGAACAGGCTTGCAACGTTTCCTTGTCTAAGGATGGTCTCAATAGGACACTGTTCCTTGATTTTGCGGGGAAGACGGGAAAGGAATTTGTGGGGACTGATTACCGGACGCATGGCCGCTTGTTTATGGCAGACAGTTCAGGAAACCTGATTATGTCGGTGCCTTCTCCAGAGGGGTATACCTTTGATCATTCAGAATGGGTTGTTGATGAAACTTTAGCAGATTCTATGGGAGGACGTTTTGCTGTTGTTTCCTTGACAAATTCGGATGGCGCGCACGGGAAAATTGCATTGGTGGATCTGGCCGACAGTAGTGTTATGGAACTGTTGGATGGCGATGAATTGTGGCATCCCTGCCTGTGGAAGGAAAAATCCATTTATGCTGGATTGAATTTGAAGCTGAATCTGGATAGTGCTGCCATCTATTTTGAAAAGCCTTCGGATCCCCTGTTGTCTTCCAAAATGAACATCTTCTGGGCTCATAGTGATTCGTTAAAGGTTGTCGCGGTAGGGTCGTCTCGAGTCAGCACGGCCTTTGCTCCAAGCGCCATTACGTATGGGCCGGCATTCAATATGGCGGCAATTCCGTCGGATATGGATGTCTCGAATTACTTGATTGAACATTACGTGCTTAACTATTGCCCAAATTTGGAGGTTATAGTCTTAAGCTTGGATCTTGACCTGTGGAATGAAACATCCGGAGTGAATCTTCAGAAGAATACTTTGGCTTTCCCTGGATATGCCTATGATGCAAAGCATGAAGTTTGGGAAGAAAACGATCGCAAGGAAATCATTTCTATCAGTAAAGGCCTGATTGAATCTAATTTGGCCTTGTCCGATTTGCAAAACTTCATGGGTTGGCTTCCTGTTCCGGGCGATATGTCCTGGACGTCGGGTGGCATGAATCCAAATATTTTCGTAGCCGATTCCACTTGGAGCGATTCAACGAGTGTCTACGAGGATGCCTTGGCTCAATTGGAGTCCATTATTGAAAAATCAAAGAAAAAAGATGTTTTGGTGATCGGTGTTGTGTTCCCGCAAAGCCCTTATTACGCAACAACGGGAGCCTTTGGCAGACATGGCATGCGTCGTTCACTTGCAGAGAAGCTTCTTGAACGAATTTCGGACCTGGATGCAGATAATGCAAACTTCGTTGTGATGGATGAAAACAAGATGGGAATGCATCTGTATCCGGATTCCATGGCTTTTGACTTTGATCATTTGAATTACCTGGGCGGCATGGAAATTTCCGCCAAAATAGATTCGCTTATTCATGCAGTGAAGGAGGCTCGCCGATGA